DNA from Desulfarculus baarsii DSM 2075:
ACTATCGCATGGACTAACCCCAGAGCATTGGACAAAAGCCCGTGGCAGACATTCACGCCGAAAAAATATTGATCCTGGACTTTGGCTCGCAGACCACCCAGCTCATCGCCCGCCGCGTGCGCGAGGCCAGGGTCTATTGCGAGATCCACCCCTGCACCATGCCCCTGGAGCGCGTCAAGGCCTTCAACCCCCGGGGCGTGATCCTCTCCGGTGGGCCGGCCTCGGTCTACGCCGTCGACGCGCCCAAGGTGGACCCCGGCGTCTTTGAACTGGGCGCGCCAGTGCTGGGCATCTGCTACGGCATGCAGATCATCACCCACCTGTTGGGCGGCGTGGTGGCCAGGGGCGAAAAGCGCGAATACGGCCCGGCCAAGCTGAGCCTGCGCCAGGCCATCGGCCTCTTTGGCGAGTTGGACCAGGCCCAGCCCGTGCCGGTGTGGATGAGCCACGGCGACCGCATCGAGCAACTGCCGCCGGGCTTCCAGGTGCTGGCCACCAGCGAAAACTCGCCCGTGGCGGCCATGGGCGACCCGGCGCGGCGCATCTACGGCGTGCAGTTCCACCCCGAGGTGGCCCACACGCCCCAGGGCGCGACCATGCTGGCCTCCTTCGTGCTGGGCGAGTGCCGCTGCCAGCCGATCTGGACCATGCACAACTTCGCCGAGGCCACCATCGCCGACTTCAAGGCCCGTCTTGGCGGCAAGAAGGTGCTATGCGCGCTGTCGGGCGGGGTGGATTCGTCGGTGGTGGCGCTGTTGCTGCACAAGGCCATCGGCCCGGATCTGCACTGCATTTTTGTCGACAACGGCCTGCTGCGCGCCGGCGAGGTCAACGAGGTCAGCAACGTCTTCCGCGAGGTTTTTGGCGTCAACCTGGTGGTGGCCAAGGCCGCCGAGCTGTTCCTCTCGCGTCTGGCCGGGGTGGTCGACCCCGAACAAAAGCGGCGCATCATCGGCCACACCTTCATCGAGGTCTTCGAGGCCGAGGCCAAAAAGATCGGCAAAGTCGACTACCTGGCCCAGGGCACGCTCTACCCCGACGTCATCGAGTCGGTCAGCTTCCGTGGGCCCAGCGCGGTGATCAAGAGCCACCATAACGTAGGCGGCCTGCCCGAGCACATGAAAATGGAGCTGGTCGAGCCCCTGCGCGAGCTGTTCAAGGACGAATGCCGCGAGGTGGGCCGCGAACTGGGTCTGCCCGAAACCATCGTCGGCCGTCAGCCCTTCCCTGGTCCGGGCCTGGCCATCCGCATCATGGGCGAAGTCAGCGGGCCCAAACTGGCCACCTTGCGCCAGGCCGACGGCATCGTGCTGGAGGAAATGCGCGCCGCCGGGCTCTATGACAAAGTCTGGCAGAGCTTCGCCGTGCTGGTTCCGGTGAAAACCGTGGGCGTCATGGGCGACGAGCGCACCTACGAGGACGTCATCGCCCTGCGCGTGGTCGACAGCGTCGACGCCATGACCGCCGACTGGACCCGCGTGCCCTATCAGGTGCTGGCCACCATCAGCAGCCGGATCATCAACGAAGTGGCCGGCGTCAACCGCGTGGTTTTGGACATATCGAGCAAACCGCCCGCCACCATCGAGTGGGAATAGGCCAAGGGCGGCCGGCCGACACGCCGCCGCCAAGGATGATCATGACGCCATCGTTTGTCCATCTGCACACCCACACCGCCTACAGCCTGCTCGACGGGGCCATCCGCCTGCCCGAGTTGATCAAGCGCACCGCCGAGTTGGGCATGAACGCCGTGGCCGTGACCGATCACGGCAACATGTTCGGCGCGCTCAATTTCTTCCAGCAGGCCAAAAAGGCCGGCCTCAAGCCGATCATCGGCTGCGAGGTCTACGTGGCCCCCGGCGATCGCCGCGACAAGGAGCACAGGCCCGGCCACGAGACGGCCTTTCACCTGGTGCTCTTGTGCAAAAATCTGGAGGGCTACCAAAATCTGGTGCGCCTGGTCAGCGCCGGCTTCACCGAAGGCTTCTATTACAAGCCGCGCATCGACATGGAGCTCTTGCGCCAGCACAACGGCGGGCTGATCGCCCTCAGCGCCTGCCTGGGCGGCCGGGTGCCCCATTATCTGCTGCGCGGAAACATCGACCAAGCCCTGGCCGCGGCCGAGGATATGGCCCAGACCATGGGCGAGGGCAACTTTTTCATCGAACTGCAAGACCATGGCCTGGTCGAGCAAAAGCAGGTCAACCCCGGCCTGCGCGAGATCGCCCAGCGTCTGGGCCTGGGCCTGGTCGTGACCAACGACTGCCATTTCCTGCGCCGCCAGGACCACGAGGCCCACGACATTCTGCTGTGCATCCAGACCGGCAAGACCATCGCCGACGCCGAACGCATGACCATGTCGCCCGAGCTCTACTTCAAGTCGCCCGAGGAGATGGCCCTGCTCTTTCCCGACTGCCCCGAGGCCATGGCCAACACCATGGACATCGCCGCCCGCTGCGACCTGGACATCCCCCTGGGCCAACTGCGGTTTCCCCAATACCCGCTGCCCGAAGGCCAGTCGGCCGAGGATCAACTGACGCGCATGGCCCGTCGGGGCCTGGAGCGCCGCCTGGCCGAAATGGACGCCCGCGGCCTGAAGTTCGACCGCGATTTCTACAAAAAGCGCCTGGAATACGAAATCGACGTGCTGTTGCAGATGGGTTTCGCCGGCTATTTCCTGGTGGTCTCCGACTTCATTGTCTGGGCCAAGAGCCAGGGCATCCCGGTGGGGCCGGGGCGCGGCTCGGCCGCCGGCTCGCTGGTGGCCTACTCCATGCGCATCACCGACCTGGACCCCATCCGCTACGGGCTGATCTTCGAGCGCTTCCTGAACATCGAACGCAAGTCCATGCCCGACATCGACGTGGACTTCTGCTACAACCGCCGGCCCGAGGTGATCCAATACGTCACCGAGCGCTACGGATCGGACCACGTGGCCCAGATCATCACCTTCGGTTCGATGCTGGCCCGGGCGGTGATCCGCGATGTGGGCCGGGCCATGAACGTGCCCTTTGGCGACGTGGACCAGATCGCCAAGTTGGTGCCCACGGCCCTGGGCATGACCCTGGACAAGGCCCTGGAGCAGGAGCCGCGCCTGGCCCAGCGCATCAAGGACGAGCCCCAGGTGGCCAAGCTGGTGCGCATCGCCAAGTCGCTGGAGGGCCTGCCGCGTCACGCCTCGACCCACGCCGCCGGCGTGGTCATCGGCGACGTGCCGCTGGACCGGGTGGTGCCGCTCTATCGGGGGTCACAGGGCGAGTGCGTCACCCAGTTCGACATGAAGTGCGTGGAAAAGGCCGGGTTGATCAAGTTCGACTTTCTGGGCTTGCGGACGCTGACGGTCATCGACGTGGCCGTCAAGATGATCCGCCAGGGCCGCGACCCCAGCTTCGACATCGACGCCATCGACATGGACGACAAGGCCTCATACGAGCTGCTCAGTCGGGGCGACACCACCGGCGTGTTCCAGTTGGAGTCGTCGGGCATGAAGGAGCTGCTGACCAAAATGCGGCCCGAGGTCTTCGAGGACGTCATTGCCCTGGTGGCCCTCTATCGGCCCGGCCCCTTGGAAAGCGGCATGGTCGACGACTTCGTGGCCTGCAAGCACGGCGCGAAAAAGGTCTCCTACCCCCTGCCCCAGTTGGAGCCGGTGCTCAAGGAGACCTATGGCGTGATCGTCTATCAGGAGCAGGTGCAGGAGATCGCCCGCATCCTGGCCGGCTACTCGCTGGGCGAGGGCGACATCCTGCGCCGAGCCATGGGCAAAAAGGTGCCCGAGGTCATGGCCGCCCAGCGCGAGCGCTTTGTCTCGGGGGCCAAGGCCAACGGCGTCAGCGAGAAAAAGGCCGGCGAGATCTTCGACCTGATGGAAAAATTCGCCGGCTATGGCTTCAACAAGAGCCACTCGGCGGCCTACGGATTGATCGCCTACCAGACGGCCTTTCTCAAGGCCCACTTCCCCCACGAGTTCATGGCCGCCCTGCTGACCAGCGAGGTCAGCAACACCGACAAGATCATGCTGCACATCGCCGAGTGCCGCGATCAAAACCTCAAGGTGCTGCCGCCCGACATCAACCACTCCGGCCGCGAATTCACCGTCGACGACGACGCCATCCGCTTTGGCCTGGCGGCGGTGAAAAACGTAGGCGAGGGCGCGGTCGACGCCATCATCGAGGCCCGCCAGGAAAAGCCCTTCGAGGATATCTTCGACTTCTGCGAGCGGGTCAACCTGGCCAAGGTCAACCGGCGGGTGATCGAAAGCCTGATCAAGTGCGGGGCCTTTGACTCGCTGGGGGCCCACCGCGCCCAGAACATGGCCGCCCTCGATGACGCCATGGAGCAGGGCCAAAAGCTGGGCCGCGACCGCGACGGCGGCCAGATCAACATGTTCGCCGCCTTCAGCGAGGCCGCCGCCAGCGCCCGGCCGACCATGCCCGACGTGCCGCCTTGGCTGGAGGCCGACGCCCTGACCTACGAAAAGGAGGCCCTGGGTTTTTACATCACCGGACACCCGCTGGGCCGCTTTGCCGAGGACATCAAGCGGCTGGGCGTGCTGGACAGCGTGACCGTCCAGGCCGCAGCCGACGGCATGAGCGTGCGCCTGGCCGGCCTGGCCACCGAGATCAAGGAAAAAATCACCAAAAAAGGCGACCGCATGGCCTTCGTGCGTCTGGAAGACCTCAAGGGCTCGCTGGAGTTGGTGGTCTTTCCCGACTGCTACGCCCAGAGCGTCGAACATTTGCGCGGCGACGAGCCGGTCTTGGTCAAGGGCGTGGTGGACAAAGACGAGCGCGGCGTGAAAATCAAGGCCAGCAAGATCACGCCCCTGTCGGAGGCGGCCCGAACCATGACCACCCGCCTGCGCCTGCGTCTGCAAGCGCCCGGGCTGACCCGCGAGCAGTTGGTGGCCCTGCGCCAGACCCTGGAGCGCCACGGTGGTGGCTGCCGGGTGACCCTGCACCTGGGCGTGCCTGGCAAGGGCGAGGCCGTGCTGGCCCTGCCCGAGCGCTACCGCGTCGAGCCCAGCGCCGGCCTGCTGGAGCGCATCAACGAGCTGTTCGGCCACGGCGTGGTCGAGCCGGTCTTCGGCGGGGATTAAGTATCCAGGCCCAGCGGCCCGGCGGGCGGCGGCAACAGGCCGCTACCTCGCCCGCGGGCGAGCATCTCCTCCACGGCGGCCAGGCCTTCCGCGCCCAAGTCGGCGCTGAAATCGTTGACGTAGAGGGCGATATGCTGGCTGGTGACCTCGGGCGAAAGCTCCTGGGCGTGGGCCAGCACGAAGCCCTGGCTGGCCGCCGGATCACGCCAGGCGGCGCGCACGCTCGCGGCCAGGGCCAGCTCCAGCCGGCCGATCAGCTCCGGCCCCAGGTCGCGGCGGGCGGCGATGCAGCCCAGGGGTATGGGCCGGCCGGTCTCCTGCTCCCACCACTGGCCCAAGTCCAGAATGCTTGTCAGGCCATATTGCTGATAGGTGAAACGGCCTTCGTGGATGACCAGCCCGGCGTCGAAACTGCCCGCCGCCACCGCCGGCATGACCTGGCTGAACTCCATGGGGCAAACCATTGGCCGCTGGCCCAAATAAAGGCTGAGCAACAGGTGGGCCGTGGTCATCCGACCGGGCACGGCCACCGTGGTCCTGGCCAGGCGCTCCGGGTCGAAGCCGGGCCGGGCCACCACCAGCGGCCCGCAGCCTCGGCCCAAGGCCGCGCCGGAACGCAACAAGGCGTAGTCGCCCAGCACGTGGCCCAGGGCGTGGAAACTCAGTTTGGTCAGCGGCAGATGGCCCCGCAAGGCCAGGTGGTTGAGGCGCTCCACATCGGCCATGAACGGCCGAATGTCCAGATCAAGCGGCCCGACCAGGCCGTTGACCAGGGCGTGAAAGGCAAAGGTGTCGTTGGGACAAGGCGAAAAGCCGAATTCCAGCACGCGCATCGTTTTCAAGCCTCCGCCATGGCCAGCAACGCGCGTTGGGCCGCTTCAGCGCCCAGGGCCACGTCCAGCTCGCGTTGGCCGGCGATGTTGCTGACCCCGCGCAGCGCCGCGAAGGGTCGGCCATAGTGGGCCGCCACCTGGGCCACGGCGGCGGCCTCCATCTCTTCGATCCGCGCGCCCCAGCGGGCGGCCGTCGCCTGGGCCGTGGCCGCGTCGCCGCTGATGCGCCCCACCGTGGCGAAAATCACGCGCGGCAAATTCGGTGTCCCGGCAGCCAGGCGGTCATTAAGCGCCGCGTCACAGGGCAGATGGTTGTAGAGCGGCGCGCCGGTGGCGTCTTGACCCACGGGGATGCCCACCTTGGCGATGTCGTGCAGATGGCCGCCGGCGGCCACGCCCAGATCGGCGTTGACGACCTGGCTGGCCAAGGCCGCCTGGCCCGGCGCCAGGCCCGAATCGGCGTAGGCCCCGGCGCAGCCGATGTTGATCAGGCCGCTGGCCCGGGGAAAGGCCTCCAGCGTGGCGCTGACGGCCTGGGCGGCGTTGACCAGGCCCATGCCCGTCAGCACCAGCAAGGCGTCCTCACCGCCCAGGCGGCCCCGAAAAACCGGCCGGCCGCCCACCACGCCCACGGGCTCCATGAGCGCCATGAGCAGCCGGGCCTCGGCGGCCATGGCCACGCTGACGATCAGCACGGCCGCGCCCCCAGGCCCGCGAGCAGGGTTTCGACCACCACCGCCGCCTTGTCGGCGGCCAGCTCGTGGCCGGCGGCGAACAGGCCCAAACCGCCGTCCAGGTGCTCCTGGCTGTGGGCCACCAAAAAGCGCTCCAACACGGCGTCGAGCACGAAGACCGCCGCCTCCAGGTTCAGCCCCGGCCGCAACTCGCCGGCCCGGGCGGCGTCTTCAAGCAGATCCAGCATGTATTGCCGCGAAAAGGCGCGCACCGCCGCCAGCATCTCGCCGCGAAAGGGCGCGCCGTCCTCGAACATGATGCGCAGATATAGCTGAAACAGCCGTGGCTGGCCCTGGATCAAGGCCAGGCCAGCCGCCAGGCTTTGC
Protein-coding regions in this window:
- the guaA gene encoding glutamine-hydrolyzing GMP synthase, whose product is MADIHAEKILILDFGSQTTQLIARRVREARVYCEIHPCTMPLERVKAFNPRGVILSGGPASVYAVDAPKVDPGVFELGAPVLGICYGMQIITHLLGGVVARGEKREYGPAKLSLRQAIGLFGELDQAQPVPVWMSHGDRIEQLPPGFQVLATSENSPVAAMGDPARRIYGVQFHPEVAHTPQGATMLASFVLGECRCQPIWTMHNFAEATIADFKARLGGKKVLCALSGGVDSSVVALLLHKAIGPDLHCIFVDNGLLRAGEVNEVSNVFREVFGVNLVVAKAAELFLSRLAGVVDPEQKRRIIGHTFIEVFEAEAKKIGKVDYLAQGTLYPDVIESVSFRGPSAVIKSHHNVGGLPEHMKMELVEPLRELFKDECREVGRELGLPETIVGRQPFPGPGLAIRIMGEVSGPKLATLRQADGIVLEEMRAAGLYDKVWQSFAVLVPVKTVGVMGDERTYEDVIALRVVDSVDAMTADWTRVPYQVLATISSRIINEVAGVNRVVLDISSKPPATIEWE
- the dnaE gene encoding DNA polymerase III subunit alpha, producing MTPSFVHLHTHTAYSLLDGAIRLPELIKRTAELGMNAVAVTDHGNMFGALNFFQQAKKAGLKPIIGCEVYVAPGDRRDKEHRPGHETAFHLVLLCKNLEGYQNLVRLVSAGFTEGFYYKPRIDMELLRQHNGGLIALSACLGGRVPHYLLRGNIDQALAAAEDMAQTMGEGNFFIELQDHGLVEQKQVNPGLREIAQRLGLGLVVTNDCHFLRRQDHEAHDILLCIQTGKTIADAERMTMSPELYFKSPEEMALLFPDCPEAMANTMDIAARCDLDIPLGQLRFPQYPLPEGQSAEDQLTRMARRGLERRLAEMDARGLKFDRDFYKKRLEYEIDVLLQMGFAGYFLVVSDFIVWAKSQGIPVGPGRGSAAGSLVAYSMRITDLDPIRYGLIFERFLNIERKSMPDIDVDFCYNRRPEVIQYVTERYGSDHVAQIITFGSMLARAVIRDVGRAMNVPFGDVDQIAKLVPTALGMTLDKALEQEPRLAQRIKDEPQVAKLVRIAKSLEGLPRHASTHAAGVVIGDVPLDRVVPLYRGSQGECVTQFDMKCVEKAGLIKFDFLGLRTLTVIDVAVKMIRQGRDPSFDIDAIDMDDKASYELLSRGDTTGVFQLESSGMKELLTKMRPEVFEDVIALVALYRPGPLESGMVDDFVACKHGAKKVSYPLPQLEPVLKETYGVIVYQEQVQEIARILAGYSLGEGDILRRAMGKKVPEVMAAQRERFVSGAKANGVSEKKAGEIFDLMEKFAGYGFNKSHSAAYGLIAYQTAFLKAHFPHEFMAALLTSEVSNTDKIMLHIAECRDQNLKVLPPDINHSGREFTVDDDAIRFGLAAVKNVGEGAVDAIIEARQEKPFEDIFDFCERVNLAKVNRRVIESLIKCGAFDSLGAHRAQNMAALDDAMEQGQKLGRDRDGGQINMFAAFSEAAASARPTMPDVPPWLEADALTYEKEALGFYITGHPLGRFAEDIKRLGVLDSVTVQAAADGMSVRLAGLATEIKEKITKKGDRMAFVRLEDLKGSLELVVFPDCYAQSVEHLRGDEPVLVKGVVDKDERGVKIKASKITPLSEAARTMTTRLRLRLQAPGLTREQLVALRQTLERHGGGCRVTLHLGVPGKGEAVLALPERYRVEPSAGLLERINELFGHGVVEPVFGGD
- a CDS encoding 1,4-dihydroxy-6-naphthoate synthase: MRVLEFGFSPCPNDTFAFHALVNGLVGPLDLDIRPFMADVERLNHLALRGHLPLTKLSFHALGHVLGDYALLRSGAALGRGCGPLVVARPGFDPERLARTTVAVPGRMTTAHLLLSLYLGQRPMVCPMEFSQVMPAVAAGSFDAGLVIHEGRFTYQQYGLTSILDLGQWWEQETGRPIPLGCIAARRDLGPELIGRLELALAASVRAAWRDPAASQGFVLAHAQELSPEVTSQHIALYVNDFSADLGAEGLAAVEEMLARGRGSGLLPPPAGPLGLDT
- a CDS encoding phosphorylase family protein, coding for MLIVSVAMAAEARLLMALMEPVGVVGGRPVFRGRLGGEDALLVLTGMGLVNAAQAVSATLEAFPRASGLINIGCAGAYADSGLAPGQAALASQVVNADLGVAAGGHLHDIAKVGIPVGQDATGAPLYNHLPCDAALNDRLAAGTPNLPRVIFATVGRISGDAATAQATAARWGARIEEMEAAAVAQVAAHYGRPFAALRGVSNIAGQRELDVALGAEAAQRALLAMAEA
- a CDS encoding TetR/AcrR family transcriptional regulator, giving the protein MTASSTFQNLPAEKRRRILDGALDEFAAGGYGGASLNALVAKLGISKGSIFQYFGDKAGLFRAVFNHAVELVVELLRQVRGASQGQDLASRLLQSLAAGLALIQGQPRLFQLYLRIMFEDGAPFRGEMLAAVRAFSRQYMLDLLEDAARAGELRPGLNLEAAVFVLDAVLERFLVAHSQEHLDGGLGLFAAGHELAADKAAVVVETLLAGLGARPC